One genomic window of Numida meleagris isolate 19003 breed g44 Domestic line chromosome 1, NumMel1.0, whole genome shotgun sequence includes the following:
- the MYRFL gene encoding myelin regulatory factor-like protein isoform X4: MDVVGENEALQQFFEGQDVHRALENPMVDTSMLEEFLSSDLEFGTLQRQLPDSPPDSGSEAYSPPQLKTTWDDATWPGGQQSPLPCPSSVAPSKLPYRFLETSDPNSSGHPCSIPEGYCLKRDNTVTPWNSSTSSSSLGFNYSYFQPNVSQISSTSAASGTKRKLSQLLGDTTDPQVWCNSSSQAVLKDCAVEVQEYDSDGQNAALEKCCQALTWQLYQTSQWNSLLNSNYEKLPAIGYHIVTDKGFNFSATDDAFVCQKKNHFQITVHIRITGHPKYVKTQLGMKLIEKFYLKAFGIRMEAPNQTIAIEQSQSDRSKKTFYPVRVDLPGDQITKVTLGRLHFSETTANNMRKKGKPNPDQRYFMLVVGLYAVSQDQFYLLSANISEKIIVRASNPGQFENDSDVLWQRGHVPETVVCHGRVGINTDAPDEALVVCGNAKVMGRVMHPSDSRAKENIREVDTNEQLRRITQMRLVEYDYKPEFASVMGIKNTHETGIIAQEVKELLPQAVREAGDVACNDGEKIENFLMVDKDQIFMENVGAVKQLCKLTNNLEVRIEELEQWNRKLSRLKRLSSLKSTVSERSTVRCSRATSLLPSRKSVQLKSSKVCISKRKESCSRKIFRVTILALVAVMALCALTISTLYVLSIHDRHVEKHLVPSNTSSSVVLFPSTTTAALQESTISQSTQAISGIPEVNFCDLLPCDKIYCCPIHQAIVKYRSYEETSAEEMRNKCDVFLGGNTDRRPDLGSDWIDTTISSIQILETQQLIDNRYCSKNLQCRSGNYSYIIPISKYTPINVEISLEINTTEPLIIFLCKSTFGNFCSYFSSSRNFRENFQETTQVMFLKQYSGLWESTLHAAHHALVFFISFKDVLCHTEYKIELHVEKSVQFSDGFGY, encoded by the exons GGCAAGATGTTCACAGAGCCTTGGAGAATCCCATGGTGGATACAAGTATGTTGGAAGAATTCCTCAGCAGTGACTTAGAGTTTGGAACTTT GCAAAGACAGTTGCCAGACTCTCCACCAGACTCTGGGTCAGAAGCATACTCTCCACCACAGCTCAAGA CCACATGGGATGATGCTACATGGCCGGGTGGGCAGCAGTCTCCGCTCCCATGTCCATCGTCTGTGGCACCCAGCAAGCTTCCCTACAGGTTCTTGGAGACTTCTGACCCCAACAGCAGTGGGCATCCCTGCAGCATTCCCGAAGGCTACTGTCTGAAGAGAGATAACACTGTGACTCCATGGAATAGTTCTACATCCTCCAGCTCTTTGGGTTTTAATTATTCATACTTTCAGCCAAATGTATCTCAGATTTCTAG tacttctGCAGCATCAGgcacaaaaagaaagctctCACAGTTACTGGGAGATACCACTGATCCTCAAGTCTGGTGTAACAGCTCCAGTCAAG CAGTTCTCAAGGACTGTGCTGTTGAAGTGCAAGAATATGATAGTGATGGACAGAATGCAGCTTTGGAAAAATGCTGTCAAGCTCTAACATGGCAACTATATCAAACTTCTCAGTGGAACAGCTTATTGAACTCTAATTATGAAAAACT ACCTGCCATAGGATATCACATTGTCACAGACAaaggatttaatttttcagCAACAGATGATGCCTTTGTGTGCCAGAAGAAGAATCATTTCCAAATCACAGTCCATATTAGAATCACTGGTCATCCAAAATATGTCAAAACTCAGCTGGGGATGAAACTGATAGAAAAGTTTTACTTGAAAGCTTTTGGAATAAGG atgGAAGCTCCAAATCAAACAATTGCTATTGAACAATCTCAGTCAGATAGAAGCAAAAAAACTTTCTATCCTGTTAG AGTTGATCTGCCAGGGGATCAGATAACTAAAGTGACATTGGGAAGGTTGCATTTCagtgaaacaacagcaaataataTGAGAAAAAAGGGGAAACCTAATCCTGACCAAAG GTACTTCATGCTGGTGGTTGGACTGTATGCTGTCTCTCAGGACCAATTCTACTTGCTGTCTGCAAATATCTCTGAAAAGATCATTGTAAGG gcaTCTAACCCAGGGCAGTTTGAGAACGACAGTGATGTGTTGTGGCAGCGAGGACATGTTCCAGAGACAGTAGTCTGTCACGGTCGAGTAGGAATTAACACAGATGCACCAGACGAAGCCCTGGTTGTCTGTGGAAATGCAAAAGTTATGGGCAGAGTCATGCATCCATCTGACAGCCGAGCGAAAGAGAATATCCGGGAG GTCGATACAAATGAGCAGTTGAGAAGAATAACACAAATGAGGCTGGTGGAGTACGACTACAAGCCTGAATTTGCATCTGTTATGGGAATAAAAAATACCCATGAAACAG GAATAATAGCACAGGAAGTGAAGGAGCTTTTGCCTCAGGCTGTTAGAGAAGCTGGAGATGTCGCTTGTAACGATGGcgagaaaatagaaaacttcCTCATGGTTGACAAG GATCAGATCTTTATGGAAAATGTGGGTGCAGTGAAACAGCTTTGCAAACTAACCAACAACCTTGAAGTCAGAATAGAAGAATTGGAACAGTGGAACCGAAAACTGTCCAGGCTGAAACGGTTAAGCAGTTTAAAGTCAACAGTCAGTGAAAGGAGCACAGTCAG GTGTAGTCGAGCCACTAGTCTCTTGCCATCAAGAAAATCAGTCCAGCTAAAATCCAGCAAG GTCTGTATATCGAAGAGGAAAGAGTCTTGCTCCAGGAAGATTTTCCGGGTGACTATATTAGCTTTGGTTGCTGTTATGGCACTATG TGCTTTGACAATATCGACCCTTTATGTACTTAGCATCCATGACAGACATGTTGAAAAACATCTTGTTCCCAG cAATACCTCAAGTTCTGTTGTACTCTTTCCCTCTACCACTACAGCAG cattgCAGGAAAGCACAATTTCTCAGAGCACACAAGCCATCAGCGGGATTCCTGAAGTGAACTTCTGTGACCTTTTGCCTTGTGACAAGATTTATTGTTGTCCAATTCATCAAGCAATAGTCAAATATCGAAGTTATGAGGAAACAAGTGCAGAGGAGATGC GAAACAAATGTGACGTGTTCCTTGGAGGAAATACTGACAGGAGACCTGATCTTGGAAGTGACT GGATTGATACAACAATCAGTTCCATACAGATTTTGGAAACACAGCAACTAATTGACAATCGCTACTGTAGTAAAAATCTACAGTGCAG GTCTGGAAATTACAGCTATATTATTCCCATTAGCAAGTACACACCTATAAATGTAGAAATCTCACTGGAAATCAA CACCACAGAACCATTAATTATATTCCTCTGCAAAAGCACATTTGGAAATTTTTGCTCCTATTTTTCTTCAAGCCGAAACTTTAGGGAAAATTTCCAAGAAACCACACAGGTAATGTTCCTTAAACAATATTCTGGCTTATGGGAATCAACTTTACATGCTGCCCACCACGCgcttgtttttttcatctctttcaagGACGTACTGTGCCATACTGAATATAAAATTGAGCTTCATGTAGAAAAAAGTGTTCAGTTTTCTGATGGTTTTGGCTATTGA
- the MYRFL gene encoding myelin regulatory factor-like protein isoform X2, which translates to MSLLEFVFLTSLIAGQDVHRALENPMVDTSMLEEFLSSDLEFGTLQRQLPDSPPDSGSEAYSPPQLKTTWDDATWPGGQQSPLPCPSSVAPSKLPYRFLETSDPNSSGHPCSIPEGYCLKRDNTVTPWNSSTSSSSLGFNYSYFQPNVSQISSTSAASGTKRKLSQLLGDTTDPQVWCNSSSQAVLKDCAVEVQEYDSDGQNAALEKCCQALTWQLYQTSQWNSLLNSNYEKLPAIGYHIVTDKGFNFSATDDAFVCQKKNHFQITVHIRITGHPKYVKTQLGMKLIEKFYLKAFGIRMEAPNQTIAIEQSQSDRSKKTFYPVRVDLPGDQITKVTLGRLHFSETTANNMRKKGKPNPDQRYFMLVVGLYAVSQDQFYLLSANISEKIIVRASNPGQFENDSDVLWQRGHVPETVVCHGRVGINTDAPDEALVVCGNAKVMGRVMHPSDSRAKENIREVDTNEQLRRITQMRLVEYDYKPEFASVMGIKNTHETGIIAQEVKELLPQAVREAGDVACNDGEKIENFLMVDKDQIFMENVGAVKQLCKLTNNLEVRIEELEQWNRKLSRLKRLSSLKSTVSERSTVSRCSRATSLLPSRKSVQLKSSKVCISKRKESCSRKIFRVTILALVAVMALCALTISTLYVLSIHDRHVEKHLVPSNTSSSVVLFPSTTTAALQESTISQSTQAISGIPEVNFCDLLPCDKIYCCPIHQAIVKYRSYEETSAEEMRNKCDVFLGGNTDRRPDLGSDWIDTTISSIQILETQQLIDNRYCSKNLQCRSGNYSYIIPISKYTPINVEISLEINTTEPLIIFLCKSTFGNFCSYFSSSRNFRENFQETTQVMFLKQYSGLWESTLHAAHHALVFFISFKDVLCHTEYKIELHVEKSVQFSDGFGY; encoded by the exons ATGTCACTCTTGGAATTTGTCTTTTTGACATCTTTGATTGCAGGGCAAGATGTTCACAGAGCCTTGGAGAATCCCATGGTGGATACAAGTATGTTGGAAGAATTCCTCAGCAGTGACTTAGAGTTTGGAACTTT GCAAAGACAGTTGCCAGACTCTCCACCAGACTCTGGGTCAGAAGCATACTCTCCACCACAGCTCAAGA CCACATGGGATGATGCTACATGGCCGGGTGGGCAGCAGTCTCCGCTCCCATGTCCATCGTCTGTGGCACCCAGCAAGCTTCCCTACAGGTTCTTGGAGACTTCTGACCCCAACAGCAGTGGGCATCCCTGCAGCATTCCCGAAGGCTACTGTCTGAAGAGAGATAACACTGTGACTCCATGGAATAGTTCTACATCCTCCAGCTCTTTGGGTTTTAATTATTCATACTTTCAGCCAAATGTATCTCAGATTTCTAG tacttctGCAGCATCAGgcacaaaaagaaagctctCACAGTTACTGGGAGATACCACTGATCCTCAAGTCTGGTGTAACAGCTCCAGTCAAG CAGTTCTCAAGGACTGTGCTGTTGAAGTGCAAGAATATGATAGTGATGGACAGAATGCAGCTTTGGAAAAATGCTGTCAAGCTCTAACATGGCAACTATATCAAACTTCTCAGTGGAACAGCTTATTGAACTCTAATTATGAAAAACT ACCTGCCATAGGATATCACATTGTCACAGACAaaggatttaatttttcagCAACAGATGATGCCTTTGTGTGCCAGAAGAAGAATCATTTCCAAATCACAGTCCATATTAGAATCACTGGTCATCCAAAATATGTCAAAACTCAGCTGGGGATGAAACTGATAGAAAAGTTTTACTTGAAAGCTTTTGGAATAAGG atgGAAGCTCCAAATCAAACAATTGCTATTGAACAATCTCAGTCAGATAGAAGCAAAAAAACTTTCTATCCTGTTAG AGTTGATCTGCCAGGGGATCAGATAACTAAAGTGACATTGGGAAGGTTGCATTTCagtgaaacaacagcaaataataTGAGAAAAAAGGGGAAACCTAATCCTGACCAAAG GTACTTCATGCTGGTGGTTGGACTGTATGCTGTCTCTCAGGACCAATTCTACTTGCTGTCTGCAAATATCTCTGAAAAGATCATTGTAAGG gcaTCTAACCCAGGGCAGTTTGAGAACGACAGTGATGTGTTGTGGCAGCGAGGACATGTTCCAGAGACAGTAGTCTGTCACGGTCGAGTAGGAATTAACACAGATGCACCAGACGAAGCCCTGGTTGTCTGTGGAAATGCAAAAGTTATGGGCAGAGTCATGCATCCATCTGACAGCCGAGCGAAAGAGAATATCCGGGAG GTCGATACAAATGAGCAGTTGAGAAGAATAACACAAATGAGGCTGGTGGAGTACGACTACAAGCCTGAATTTGCATCTGTTATGGGAATAAAAAATACCCATGAAACAG GAATAATAGCACAGGAAGTGAAGGAGCTTTTGCCTCAGGCTGTTAGAGAAGCTGGAGATGTCGCTTGTAACGATGGcgagaaaatagaaaacttcCTCATGGTTGACAAG GATCAGATCTTTATGGAAAATGTGGGTGCAGTGAAACAGCTTTGCAAACTAACCAACAACCTTGAAGTCAGAATAGAAGAATTGGAACAGTGGAACCGAAAACTGTCCAGGCTGAAACGGTTAAGCAGTTTAAAGTCAACAGTCAGTGAAAGGAGCACAGTCAG CAGGTGTAGTCGAGCCACTAGTCTCTTGCCATCAAGAAAATCAGTCCAGCTAAAATCCAGCAAG GTCTGTATATCGAAGAGGAAAGAGTCTTGCTCCAGGAAGATTTTCCGGGTGACTATATTAGCTTTGGTTGCTGTTATGGCACTATG TGCTTTGACAATATCGACCCTTTATGTACTTAGCATCCATGACAGACATGTTGAAAAACATCTTGTTCCCAG cAATACCTCAAGTTCTGTTGTACTCTTTCCCTCTACCACTACAGCAG cattgCAGGAAAGCACAATTTCTCAGAGCACACAAGCCATCAGCGGGATTCCTGAAGTGAACTTCTGTGACCTTTTGCCTTGTGACAAGATTTATTGTTGTCCAATTCATCAAGCAATAGTCAAATATCGAAGTTATGAGGAAACAAGTGCAGAGGAGATGC GAAACAAATGTGACGTGTTCCTTGGAGGAAATACTGACAGGAGACCTGATCTTGGAAGTGACT GGATTGATACAACAATCAGTTCCATACAGATTTTGGAAACACAGCAACTAATTGACAATCGCTACTGTAGTAAAAATCTACAGTGCAG GTCTGGAAATTACAGCTATATTATTCCCATTAGCAAGTACACACCTATAAATGTAGAAATCTCACTGGAAATCAA CACCACAGAACCATTAATTATATTCCTCTGCAAAAGCACATTTGGAAATTTTTGCTCCTATTTTTCTTCAAGCCGAAACTTTAGGGAAAATTTCCAAGAAACCACACAGGTAATGTTCCTTAAACAATATTCTGGCTTATGGGAATCAACTTTACATGCTGCCCACCACGCgcttgtttttttcatctctttcaagGACGTACTGTGCCATACTGAATATAAAATTGAGCTTCATGTAGAAAAAAGTGTTCAGTTTTCTGATGGTTTTGGCTATTGA
- the MYRFL gene encoding myelin regulatory factor-like protein isoform X1, producing MDVVGENEALQQFFEGQDVHRALENPMVDTSMLEEFLSSDLEFGTLQRQLPDSPPDSGSEAYSPPQLKTTWDDATWPGGQQSPLPCPSSVAPSKLPYRFLETSDPNSSGHPCSIPEGYCLKRDNTVTPWNSSTSSSSLGFNYSYFQPNVSQISSTSAASGTKRKLSQLLGDTTDPQVWCNSSSQAVLKDCAVEVQEYDSDGQNAALEKCCQALTWQLYQTSQWNSLLNSNYEKLPAIGYHIVTDKGFNFSATDDAFVCQKKNHFQITVHIRITGHPKYVKTQLGMKLIEKFYLKAFGIRMEAPNQTIAIEQSQSDRSKKTFYPVRVDLPGDQITKVTLGRLHFSETTANNMRKKGKPNPDQRYFMLVVGLYAVSQDQFYLLSANISEKIIVRASNPGQFENDSDVLWQRGHVPETVVCHGRVGINTDAPDEALVVCGNAKVMGRVMHPSDSRAKENIREVDTNEQLRRITQMRLVEYDYKPEFASVMGIKNTHETGIIAQEVKELLPQAVREAGDVACNDGEKIENFLMVDKDQIFMENVGAVKQLCKLTNNLEVRIEELEQWNRKLSRLKRLSSLKSTVSERSTVSRCSRATSLLPSRKSVQLKSSKVCISKRKESCSRKIFRVTILALVAVMALCALTISTLYVLSIHDRHVEKHLVPSNTSSSVVLFPSTTTAALQESTISQSTQAISGIPEVNFCDLLPCDKIYCCPIHQAIVKYRSYEETSAEEMRNKCDVFLGGNTDRRPDLGSDWIDTTISSIQILETQQLIDNRYCSKNLQCRSGNYSYIIPISKYTPINVEISLEINTTEPLIIFLCKSTFGNFCSYFSSSRNFRENFQETTQVMFLKQYSGLWESTLHAAHHALVFFISFKDVLCHTEYKIELHVEKSVQFSDGFGY from the exons GGCAAGATGTTCACAGAGCCTTGGAGAATCCCATGGTGGATACAAGTATGTTGGAAGAATTCCTCAGCAGTGACTTAGAGTTTGGAACTTT GCAAAGACAGTTGCCAGACTCTCCACCAGACTCTGGGTCAGAAGCATACTCTCCACCACAGCTCAAGA CCACATGGGATGATGCTACATGGCCGGGTGGGCAGCAGTCTCCGCTCCCATGTCCATCGTCTGTGGCACCCAGCAAGCTTCCCTACAGGTTCTTGGAGACTTCTGACCCCAACAGCAGTGGGCATCCCTGCAGCATTCCCGAAGGCTACTGTCTGAAGAGAGATAACACTGTGACTCCATGGAATAGTTCTACATCCTCCAGCTCTTTGGGTTTTAATTATTCATACTTTCAGCCAAATGTATCTCAGATTTCTAG tacttctGCAGCATCAGgcacaaaaagaaagctctCACAGTTACTGGGAGATACCACTGATCCTCAAGTCTGGTGTAACAGCTCCAGTCAAG CAGTTCTCAAGGACTGTGCTGTTGAAGTGCAAGAATATGATAGTGATGGACAGAATGCAGCTTTGGAAAAATGCTGTCAAGCTCTAACATGGCAACTATATCAAACTTCTCAGTGGAACAGCTTATTGAACTCTAATTATGAAAAACT ACCTGCCATAGGATATCACATTGTCACAGACAaaggatttaatttttcagCAACAGATGATGCCTTTGTGTGCCAGAAGAAGAATCATTTCCAAATCACAGTCCATATTAGAATCACTGGTCATCCAAAATATGTCAAAACTCAGCTGGGGATGAAACTGATAGAAAAGTTTTACTTGAAAGCTTTTGGAATAAGG atgGAAGCTCCAAATCAAACAATTGCTATTGAACAATCTCAGTCAGATAGAAGCAAAAAAACTTTCTATCCTGTTAG AGTTGATCTGCCAGGGGATCAGATAACTAAAGTGACATTGGGAAGGTTGCATTTCagtgaaacaacagcaaataataTGAGAAAAAAGGGGAAACCTAATCCTGACCAAAG GTACTTCATGCTGGTGGTTGGACTGTATGCTGTCTCTCAGGACCAATTCTACTTGCTGTCTGCAAATATCTCTGAAAAGATCATTGTAAGG gcaTCTAACCCAGGGCAGTTTGAGAACGACAGTGATGTGTTGTGGCAGCGAGGACATGTTCCAGAGACAGTAGTCTGTCACGGTCGAGTAGGAATTAACACAGATGCACCAGACGAAGCCCTGGTTGTCTGTGGAAATGCAAAAGTTATGGGCAGAGTCATGCATCCATCTGACAGCCGAGCGAAAGAGAATATCCGGGAG GTCGATACAAATGAGCAGTTGAGAAGAATAACACAAATGAGGCTGGTGGAGTACGACTACAAGCCTGAATTTGCATCTGTTATGGGAATAAAAAATACCCATGAAACAG GAATAATAGCACAGGAAGTGAAGGAGCTTTTGCCTCAGGCTGTTAGAGAAGCTGGAGATGTCGCTTGTAACGATGGcgagaaaatagaaaacttcCTCATGGTTGACAAG GATCAGATCTTTATGGAAAATGTGGGTGCAGTGAAACAGCTTTGCAAACTAACCAACAACCTTGAAGTCAGAATAGAAGAATTGGAACAGTGGAACCGAAAACTGTCCAGGCTGAAACGGTTAAGCAGTTTAAAGTCAACAGTCAGTGAAAGGAGCACAGTCAG CAGGTGTAGTCGAGCCACTAGTCTCTTGCCATCAAGAAAATCAGTCCAGCTAAAATCCAGCAAG GTCTGTATATCGAAGAGGAAAGAGTCTTGCTCCAGGAAGATTTTCCGGGTGACTATATTAGCTTTGGTTGCTGTTATGGCACTATG TGCTTTGACAATATCGACCCTTTATGTACTTAGCATCCATGACAGACATGTTGAAAAACATCTTGTTCCCAG cAATACCTCAAGTTCTGTTGTACTCTTTCCCTCTACCACTACAGCAG cattgCAGGAAAGCACAATTTCTCAGAGCACACAAGCCATCAGCGGGATTCCTGAAGTGAACTTCTGTGACCTTTTGCCTTGTGACAAGATTTATTGTTGTCCAATTCATCAAGCAATAGTCAAATATCGAAGTTATGAGGAAACAAGTGCAGAGGAGATGC GAAACAAATGTGACGTGTTCCTTGGAGGAAATACTGACAGGAGACCTGATCTTGGAAGTGACT GGATTGATACAACAATCAGTTCCATACAGATTTTGGAAACACAGCAACTAATTGACAATCGCTACTGTAGTAAAAATCTACAGTGCAG GTCTGGAAATTACAGCTATATTATTCCCATTAGCAAGTACACACCTATAAATGTAGAAATCTCACTGGAAATCAA CACCACAGAACCATTAATTATATTCCTCTGCAAAAGCACATTTGGAAATTTTTGCTCCTATTTTTCTTCAAGCCGAAACTTTAGGGAAAATTTCCAAGAAACCACACAGGTAATGTTCCTTAAACAATATTCTGGCTTATGGGAATCAACTTTACATGCTGCCCACCACGCgcttgtttttttcatctctttcaagGACGTACTGTGCCATACTGAATATAAAATTGAGCTTCATGTAGAAAAAAGTGTTCAGTTTTCTGATGGTTTTGGCTATTGA
- the MYRFL gene encoding myelin regulatory factor-like protein isoform X5, producing the protein MDVVGENEALQQFFEGQDVHRALENPMVDTSMLEEFLSSDLEFGTLQRQLPDSPPDSGSEAYSPPQLKTTWDDATWPGGQQSPLPCPSSVAPSKLPYRFLETSDPNSSGHPCSIPEGYCLKRDNTVTPWNSSTSSSSLGFNYSYFQPNVSQISSTSAASGTKRKLSQLLGDTTDPQVWCNSSSQAVLKDCAVEVQEYDSDGQNAALEKCCQALTWQLYQTSQWNSLLNSNYEKLPAIGYHIVTDKGFNFSATDDAFVCQKKNHFQITVHIRITGHPKYVKTQLGMKLIEKFYLKAFGIRMEAPNQTIAIEQSQSDRSKKTFYPVRVDLPGDQITKVTLGRLHFSETTANNMRKKGKPNPDQRYFMLVVGLYAVSQDQFYLLSANISEKIIVRASNPGQFENDSDVLWQRGHVPETVVCHGRVGINTDAPDEALVVCGNAKVMGRVMHPSDSRAKENIREVDTNEQLRRITQMRLVEYDYKPEFASVMGIKNTHETGIIAQEVKELLPQAVREAGDVACNDGEKIENFLMVDKDQIFMENVGAVKQLCKLTNNLEVRIEELEQWNRKLSRLKRLSSLKSTVSERSTVSRCSRATSLLPSRKSVQLKSSKVCISKRKESCSRKIFRVTILALVAVMALCALTISTLYVLSIHDRHVEKHLVPSNTSSSVVLFPSTTTAALQESTISQSTQAISGIPEVNFCDLLPCDKIYCCPIHQAIVKYRSYEETSAEEMRNKCDVFLGGNTDRRPDLGSDWIDTTISSIQILETQQLIDNRYCSKNLQCRSGNYSYIIPISKYTPINVEISLEINTTEPLIIFLCKSTFGNFCSYFSSSRNFRENFQETTQGRQHIWTLPVARLYDSAYYFRVAVPGFVSCSTDPYYAGVFFTDYYFYFYRKCN; encoded by the exons GGCAAGATGTTCACAGAGCCTTGGAGAATCCCATGGTGGATACAAGTATGTTGGAAGAATTCCTCAGCAGTGACTTAGAGTTTGGAACTTT GCAAAGACAGTTGCCAGACTCTCCACCAGACTCTGGGTCAGAAGCATACTCTCCACCACAGCTCAAGA CCACATGGGATGATGCTACATGGCCGGGTGGGCAGCAGTCTCCGCTCCCATGTCCATCGTCTGTGGCACCCAGCAAGCTTCCCTACAGGTTCTTGGAGACTTCTGACCCCAACAGCAGTGGGCATCCCTGCAGCATTCCCGAAGGCTACTGTCTGAAGAGAGATAACACTGTGACTCCATGGAATAGTTCTACATCCTCCAGCTCTTTGGGTTTTAATTATTCATACTTTCAGCCAAATGTATCTCAGATTTCTAG tacttctGCAGCATCAGgcacaaaaagaaagctctCACAGTTACTGGGAGATACCACTGATCCTCAAGTCTGGTGTAACAGCTCCAGTCAAG CAGTTCTCAAGGACTGTGCTGTTGAAGTGCAAGAATATGATAGTGATGGACAGAATGCAGCTTTGGAAAAATGCTGTCAAGCTCTAACATGGCAACTATATCAAACTTCTCAGTGGAACAGCTTATTGAACTCTAATTATGAAAAACT ACCTGCCATAGGATATCACATTGTCACAGACAaaggatttaatttttcagCAACAGATGATGCCTTTGTGTGCCAGAAGAAGAATCATTTCCAAATCACAGTCCATATTAGAATCACTGGTCATCCAAAATATGTCAAAACTCAGCTGGGGATGAAACTGATAGAAAAGTTTTACTTGAAAGCTTTTGGAATAAGG atgGAAGCTCCAAATCAAACAATTGCTATTGAACAATCTCAGTCAGATAGAAGCAAAAAAACTTTCTATCCTGTTAG AGTTGATCTGCCAGGGGATCAGATAACTAAAGTGACATTGGGAAGGTTGCATTTCagtgaaacaacagcaaataataTGAGAAAAAAGGGGAAACCTAATCCTGACCAAAG GTACTTCATGCTGGTGGTTGGACTGTATGCTGTCTCTCAGGACCAATTCTACTTGCTGTCTGCAAATATCTCTGAAAAGATCATTGTAAGG gcaTCTAACCCAGGGCAGTTTGAGAACGACAGTGATGTGTTGTGGCAGCGAGGACATGTTCCAGAGACAGTAGTCTGTCACGGTCGAGTAGGAATTAACACAGATGCACCAGACGAAGCCCTGGTTGTCTGTGGAAATGCAAAAGTTATGGGCAGAGTCATGCATCCATCTGACAGCCGAGCGAAAGAGAATATCCGGGAG GTCGATACAAATGAGCAGTTGAGAAGAATAACACAAATGAGGCTGGTGGAGTACGACTACAAGCCTGAATTTGCATCTGTTATGGGAATAAAAAATACCCATGAAACAG GAATAATAGCACAGGAAGTGAAGGAGCTTTTGCCTCAGGCTGTTAGAGAAGCTGGAGATGTCGCTTGTAACGATGGcgagaaaatagaaaacttcCTCATGGTTGACAAG GATCAGATCTTTATGGAAAATGTGGGTGCAGTGAAACAGCTTTGCAAACTAACCAACAACCTTGAAGTCAGAATAGAAGAATTGGAACAGTGGAACCGAAAACTGTCCAGGCTGAAACGGTTAAGCAGTTTAAAGTCAACAGTCAGTGAAAGGAGCACAGTCAG CAGGTGTAGTCGAGCCACTAGTCTCTTGCCATCAAGAAAATCAGTCCAGCTAAAATCCAGCAAG GTCTGTATATCGAAGAGGAAAGAGTCTTGCTCCAGGAAGATTTTCCGGGTGACTATATTAGCTTTGGTTGCTGTTATGGCACTATG TGCTTTGACAATATCGACCCTTTATGTACTTAGCATCCATGACAGACATGTTGAAAAACATCTTGTTCCCAG cAATACCTCAAGTTCTGTTGTACTCTTTCCCTCTACCACTACAGCAG cattgCAGGAAAGCACAATTTCTCAGAGCACACAAGCCATCAGCGGGATTCCTGAAGTGAACTTCTGTGACCTTTTGCCTTGTGACAAGATTTATTGTTGTCCAATTCATCAAGCAATAGTCAAATATCGAAGTTATGAGGAAACAAGTGCAGAGGAGATGC GAAACAAATGTGACGTGTTCCTTGGAGGAAATACTGACAGGAGACCTGATCTTGGAAGTGACT GGATTGATACAACAATCAGTTCCATACAGATTTTGGAAACACAGCAACTAATTGACAATCGCTACTGTAGTAAAAATCTACAGTGCAG GTCTGGAAATTACAGCTATATTATTCCCATTAGCAAGTACACACCTATAAATGTAGAAATCTCACTGGAAATCAA CACCACAGAACCATTAATTATATTCCTCTGCAAAAGCACATTTGGAAATTTTTGCTCCTATTTTTCTTCAAGCCGAAACTTTAGGGAAAATTTCCAAGAAACCACACAG